From a single Nissabacter sp. SGAir0207 genomic region:
- the fhuA gene encoding ferrichrome porin FhuA — MRTRTRSGFTSAASFPRGKVALAIAVTLGHVALPAMAADTTQTNGNDTITVVGSGPNVAQESAWGPAATVAAKRSATGTKTDTPLLKTPQSVSVVTSEELEMRQPDSVKDALRYTPGVFASRGSSEALDVVAIRGFSSVNTNQYLDGLKLQGDNYNEAAMDPYMLERVELMRGPVSVLYGKSNPGGIISMVSKRPTTETLREVQFSMGTDNLYQTGFDFGGALDDNGVYSYRLTGVARSQDAQQELVNEKRYAIAPAFTWHPDDRTTFTFLSNFQNEPDTGYYGWLPREGTVVPYTDANGQARKLPVDFNEGEASDTYSRNQKMVGYSFEHGFDDTWTVRQNLRYSMINSHYIGHYGTGYSAPATINRGYVDSSEKLNNFSVDTQGQAKFATGDVDHTLLAGVDYMRMRNDINADYGTTGGINMTAPQYGNDDYDINFRYHILNRQEQTGLYVQDQAEWNHWLLTLGGRYDFAKSTVLTRSDNTTDKRRDEQFTWRGGLNYLFDNGISPYFSYSESFEPVSGTSLSGSAFDPSHGKQYEAGVKYIPENQPISLTAAVYQLTKDNNLTADPANSLFSVQTGEIRSRGVELEAKAAVNANINLIASYTFTDAEYTKDTNLKGLRPVEVPRNMAALWADYTFHETALSGLTVGSGVRYVGATSSLNADNEPFSVASYTLVDATIKYDLARAGLPGSSIGLNINNLLDREYVSSCYRDYACYWGTDRQIVATATFRF, encoded by the coding sequence ATGCGCACACGCACACGTTCAGGCTTTACCTCAGCGGCTTCGTTCCCCCGTGGGAAAGTGGCGCTGGCCATTGCGGTAACACTCGGGCACGTCGCCCTGCCGGCCATGGCGGCCGACACGACCCAGACCAACGGCAACGACACCATTACCGTGGTGGGCAGTGGGCCGAATGTGGCGCAGGAGAGCGCATGGGGGCCAGCCGCGACCGTGGCGGCCAAACGCAGTGCCACCGGCACCAAGACCGACACCCCGCTGCTGAAGACGCCGCAGTCGGTCTCGGTGGTCACCAGCGAGGAGCTGGAGATGCGCCAGCCGGACTCGGTCAAGGACGCGTTGCGCTACACGCCGGGCGTCTTCGCCAGCCGTGGTAGCTCCGAGGCGCTGGATGTGGTGGCGATTCGCGGCTTTAGCTCGGTCAACACCAACCAGTACCTCGACGGCCTTAAGCTTCAGGGCGACAACTACAATGAAGCCGCGATGGACCCCTATATGCTGGAGCGCGTGGAGCTGATGCGCGGCCCGGTGTCGGTGCTGTATGGCAAGAGCAACCCCGGCGGCATCATCTCGATGGTCAGCAAGCGCCCGACCACCGAAACCCTGCGTGAAGTGCAGTTCTCGATGGGCACCGACAACCTCTACCAGACCGGCTTTGACTTTGGCGGCGCGCTGGATGACAACGGCGTCTACTCCTACCGCCTGACCGGCGTGGCCCGCAGCCAGGATGCCCAGCAGGAGCTGGTGAACGAGAAGCGCTACGCCATCGCCCCGGCCTTTACCTGGCATCCGGATGACCGCACCACCTTCACCTTCCTGAGCAACTTCCAGAATGAGCCAGACACCGGCTACTACGGCTGGTTGCCGCGTGAGGGCACCGTGGTGCCTTACACCGACGCCAACGGCCAGGCGCGCAAGCTGCCGGTGGACTTCAACGAGGGGGAGGCGAGCGACACCTACTCCCGCAACCAGAAGATGGTGGGCTACAGCTTCGAGCATGGCTTTGACGACACCTGGACGGTGCGCCAAAACCTGCGCTACAGCATGATCAACAGCCACTACATCGGCCACTACGGCACTGGCTACAGCGCGCCTGCCACCATCAACCGTGGCTACGTGGACTCCAGCGAGAAGCTGAATAACTTTAGCGTCGACACCCAAGGGCAGGCCAAATTCGCCACCGGCGACGTGGATCACACCCTGCTGGCGGGCGTGGACTACATGCGGATGCGCAACGACATCAATGCCGACTACGGCACCACCGGCGGCATCAACATGACCGCGCCGCAGTATGGCAATGATGACTACGACATCAACTTCCGCTACCACATCCTCAACCGTCAGGAGCAGACCGGCCTCTATGTGCAGGATCAGGCGGAGTGGAACCACTGGCTGCTGACGCTGGGCGGCCGCTATGACTTCGCCAAGAGCACCGTGCTGACCCGCAGCGACAACACCACCGACAAGCGCCGCGACGAGCAGTTCACCTGGCGCGGCGGCCTGAACTACCTGTTCGACAACGGCATCTCGCCTTACTTCAGCTACAGCGAGTCCTTCGAGCCGGTCAGCGGCACCAGCCTGAGTGGCAGCGCGTTCGATCCGTCCCACGGCAAGCAGTATGAGGCCGGGGTGAAGTACATCCCGGAGAACCAGCCGATCAGCCTGACGGCGGCGGTCTACCAGCTGACCAAAGACAACAACCTGACCGCCGACCCGGCTAACTCTCTGTTCAGCGTCCAGACCGGCGAGATCCGCTCGCGCGGCGTGGAGCTGGAGGCCAAGGCGGCGGTCAACGCCAACATCAACCTGATCGCCTCCTACACCTTCACCGACGCCGAGTACACCAAGGACACCAACCTGAAGGGGCTGCGTCCGGTTGAGGTGCCGCGCAACATGGCGGCGCTGTGGGCGGACTACACCTTCCATGAGACGGCGCTGAGCGGCCTGACCGTCGGTAGCGGCGTGCGCTACGTTGGCGCGACCTCCAGCCTGAACGCCGACAACGAGCCGTTCAGCGTGGCGTCCTACACGCTGGTGGACGCCACCATCAAGTACGATCTGGCGCGCGCTGGCCTGCCAGGCTCCTCCATCGGGTTGAACATCAACAACCTGCTGGATCGTGAGTATGTCTCCAGCTGCTACCGCGACTACGCCTGCTACTGGGGCACCGACCGCCAGATCGTGGCGACCGCCACCTTCCGCTTCTGA
- a CDS encoding DUF1996 domain-containing protein, with the protein MKRALPLLLMLIWLNPLPRAEAAEAQVHVVCDYSHTLPDDAVMMPAMPGMAMSHDFFGNTHTNAYSTNEQLVADFSTTCNNLADHSAYWAPSLRLPDGRVIRPAYQKTYYQASNVQEFPLSPFPAGLQLLAGTHNGTSPNKVAIDYFCQGLGYSDVPKSRCPPQADGTVQMNIAIKFPNCWDGVTLHPAIGVRNADYAVNNACPAAYPVKLPTVNMNIAYLVPNSPPIDMTKVELSLDPKMVEGKVVEQWGSIYSAHADFMNGWPDQASDYMVNHCMNRALDCGLNVPLAYEPALQDVTVSNQESAESNFAGSSTLVVQDNWQNDRSKNREEVGLIQFTIPAWPAALDIDTDTSFIYKVRLFGNNVSDSASRQLFLYPTSNDWQEQAVTWNSRPSCGRDADGKTQVTSKPSYLYFSVDAAVKRAIKNKQATISFCIGGERQGRIYHFDATESGNPPLLILLGVKK; encoded by the coding sequence ATGAAACGCGCACTGCCCCTGCTACTGATGCTTATCTGGCTGAACCCCCTCCCACGCGCCGAGGCCGCCGAGGCCCAGGTTCACGTGGTGTGTGACTACAGCCACACGCTGCCCGATGACGCGGTCATGATGCCCGCGATGCCCGGTATGGCGATGTCCCATGACTTCTTCGGCAACACCCACACCAACGCCTACAGCACCAACGAGCAGCTGGTGGCGGATTTCTCCACCACCTGCAACAACCTGGCCGACCACTCTGCCTACTGGGCACCGTCGCTGCGCCTGCCGGATGGGCGGGTGATCCGCCCCGCCTACCAAAAGACCTACTACCAAGCCAGCAACGTGCAGGAGTTCCCGCTCAGCCCGTTCCCGGCCGGGCTGCAACTGCTGGCTGGCACCCACAACGGCACCTCGCCCAACAAGGTAGCGATTGACTACTTCTGCCAAGGGCTGGGCTACTCGGATGTGCCCAAGAGTCGCTGCCCGCCGCAGGCGGATGGCACGGTGCAGATGAACATCGCCATCAAATTCCCCAACTGCTGGGACGGCGTGACGCTCCACCCGGCGATTGGGGTCAGGAATGCGGATTACGCGGTGAACAACGCCTGTCCGGCGGCCTACCCGGTGAAACTGCCGACCGTCAACATGAACATCGCCTATCTGGTGCCCAACTCGCCGCCGATTGACATGACCAAGGTAGAGCTGTCGCTCGATCCAAAAATGGTGGAGGGCAAGGTGGTGGAGCAGTGGGGGTCGATCTACAGCGCCCACGCCGACTTTATGAATGGCTGGCCGGATCAGGCCTCTGACTACATGGTCAACCACTGCATGAACCGCGCGCTGGATTGCGGCCTGAATGTGCCGCTGGCCTATGAGCCAGCGTTGCAGGATGTGACCGTCAGCAATCAGGAGTCGGCGGAGAGCAACTTCGCGGGCAGCAGCACGCTGGTGGTGCAGGACAACTGGCAGAATGACCGCAGCAAAAACCGCGAGGAGGTGGGGCTGATCCAGTTCACCATCCCGGCGTGGCCAGCGGCGCTGGACATCGATACAGACACCTCCTTTATTTATAAGGTGCGGCTGTTTGGCAACAACGTCTCCGACAGCGCGTCGCGCCAGCTCTTCCTCTACCCGACCAGCAACGACTGGCAGGAGCAGGCGGTGACCTGGAACAGCCGCCCCAGCTGTGGCCGTGACGCCGACGGCAAAACGCAGGTGACCAGCAAACCCAGTTACCTCTATTTCAGCGTTGATGCCGCCGTGAAACGGGCGATTAAAAATAAGCAGGCCACCATCTCATTCTGCATTGGCGGCGAGCGGCAGGGACGTATTTACCATTTCGATGCCACCGAGAGCGGCAATCCACCGCTGCTGATATTGCTCGGCGTTAAAAAATAG
- the mrcB gene encoding bifunctional glycosyl transferase/transpeptidase — MSGDDREPIGRKGRNTPPERKPARQRPRHRREEDAGDDFGDYQDDNQDNKGKQQMPRKVKAGKPRKKRGWLGLAVKIGIVLALLLAIYGFYLDGQIRSRIDGKVWQLPAAVYGRMVNLEPGMGYSKKEMVSLLEGTQYREVSRITRPGEFTVRGNSIEMLRRPFDFPDGKEGQIHALLTFKGDSLAQIQNMDNKRNFGFFRLDPRLITMLQSPNGEQRLFVPRSGFPDLLVDTLLATEDRHFYEHDGISFYSIGRALLANLTAGHTVQGASTLTQQLVKNLFLSNERTYWRKINEAYMALLVDSRYSKDRILELYLNEVYLGQDGNDQIRGFPLASLYYFGRPVDELSLDQQALLVGMVKGASLYNPWRNPKLALERRNVVLKLLETQQIIDHELYTMLSARPLGVQPKGGVISPQPAFMQLVRQELQQRMGDKMNDLSGVKIFTTLDPVSQDAAEQAVEEGIPQLRKKSGLNDIETAMVVVDRFSGEVRAMVGGSQTQFAGFNRAMQARRQVGSLAKPATYLTALAQPDKYRLNTLLADQPLALRLSNGQTWKPQNDDHQFRGQMMLVDALARSMNVPTVNLGMAVGLDEITKTLVTLGVPANVLNPVPSMLLGAIALTPMEVAQEYQTIASGGNRAPLSAVRSVIAEDGSVLYQSFPQAERAVPAQAAYLTLYAMQQVVNEGTSRALAVKYPGLHLAAKTGTSNDLRDSWFAGIDGQQVAITWVGRDNNGPSKLWGSTGAMALYSRYLANGTPQPLDLQAPEEISPMGVDSAGNFVCGGGGGLTGGVVRTMPVWTDDPDSLCQASLAAQQQQWQQQQQQQQAQAPQGQPQQAPQDEQKDSEGVAGWIREMFGQ; from the coding sequence ATGTCAGGTGATGACCGCGAGCCCATCGGGCGCAAGGGACGCAACACTCCCCCAGAGCGCAAGCCCGCGCGGCAGCGGCCGCGTCACCGCAGGGAGGAGGACGCTGGGGATGATTTTGGCGACTATCAGGATGACAACCAAGACAATAAAGGTAAGCAACAGATGCCACGCAAGGTAAAGGCGGGCAAGCCGCGCAAAAAACGCGGCTGGCTGGGCCTGGCAGTAAAAATCGGGATTGTGCTGGCGCTGCTGCTGGCGATCTATGGCTTCTATCTGGATGGGCAGATCCGCAGCCGCATTGACGGCAAGGTGTGGCAACTGCCAGCGGCGGTCTATGGCCGGATGGTCAACCTCGAGCCGGGTATGGGCTACAGCAAGAAGGAGATGGTCTCGCTGCTGGAGGGCACCCAGTACCGCGAGGTGTCACGCATCACCCGGCCGGGCGAATTCACCGTGCGCGGCAACAGCATTGAGATGCTGCGCCGCCCGTTCGACTTCCCGGATGGCAAAGAGGGGCAGATCCACGCGCTGCTCACCTTCAAGGGCGACAGCCTGGCGCAGATCCAGAACATGGACAACAAGCGCAACTTCGGCTTCTTCCGCCTCGATCCGCGCCTGATCACCATGTTGCAGTCGCCGAATGGCGAGCAGCGCCTGTTCGTGCCGCGCAGCGGCTTCCCTGACCTGCTGGTGGACACGCTGCTGGCGACGGAAGACCGCCACTTCTATGAGCACGACGGCATCAGCTTCTACTCCATCGGCCGCGCGCTGCTGGCGAACCTGACCGCTGGCCACACGGTGCAGGGGGCGAGTACCCTGACGCAACAGCTGGTGAAGAACCTGTTCCTCAGCAACGAGCGCACCTACTGGCGCAAGATCAATGAAGCCTACATGGCGCTGCTGGTGGACAGCCGCTACAGCAAGGATCGCATCCTCGAGCTGTACCTGAACGAGGTCTACCTCGGGCAGGATGGCAATGACCAGATCCGTGGCTTCCCGCTTGCCAGCCTCTACTACTTTGGCCGCCCGGTGGATGAGCTGAGCCTCGATCAGCAGGCGCTGCTGGTGGGCATGGTGAAGGGGGCGTCGCTCTACAACCCGTGGCGCAACCCGAAACTGGCGCTGGAGCGCCGTAACGTGGTGCTGAAGCTGCTGGAGACGCAGCAGATCATTGACCACGAGCTTTACACCATGCTGAGCGCCCGCCCACTGGGCGTGCAGCCGAAGGGCGGGGTGATCTCGCCGCAGCCAGCCTTCATGCAGCTGGTGCGCCAGGAGTTGCAGCAGCGGATGGGCGACAAGATGAACGACCTCTCCGGCGTGAAGATTTTCACCACCCTTGATCCGGTGTCGCAGGACGCCGCCGAGCAGGCGGTGGAGGAGGGCATCCCGCAGCTGCGCAAGAAGAGCGGCCTGAACGACATCGAAACCGCGATGGTGGTGGTCGATCGCTTCAGCGGCGAGGTGCGGGCGATGGTCGGCGGGTCGCAGACCCAGTTTGCTGGCTTCAACCGCGCGATGCAGGCGCGCCGTCAGGTTGGCTCGCTGGCCAAACCGGCCACCTACCTGACCGCGCTGGCGCAGCCGGACAAGTACCGCCTCAACACCCTGCTGGCTGACCAGCCGCTGGCGCTGCGCCTCTCCAACGGCCAGACCTGGAAACCGCAGAACGATGACCACCAGTTCCGCGGCCAGATGATGCTGGTGGACGCGCTGGCGCGTTCGATGAACGTGCCGACGGTCAATCTGGGGATGGCGGTCGGGCTGGATGAGATCACCAAGACGCTGGTGACGCTCGGCGTACCGGCCAACGTGCTCAATCCGGTGCCGTCGATGCTGCTCGGGGCGATCGCGCTGACGCCAATGGAGGTGGCGCAGGAGTACCAGACCATCGCCAGCGGCGGCAACCGCGCACCGCTCTCCGCCGTGCGCTCGGTGATTGCCGAGGATGGCTCGGTGCTCTACCAGAGCTTCCCGCAGGCCGAGCGCGCGGTACCGGCGCAGGCCGCCTACCTGACGCTCTACGCCATGCAGCAGGTGGTGAACGAGGGCACCTCGCGCGCGCTGGCGGTGAAGTACCCCGGCCTGCATCTGGCGGCCAAGACCGGTACCTCGAACGACCTGCGTGATAGCTGGTTCGCGGGCATCGACGGCCAGCAGGTGGCGATCACCTGGGTAGGCCGCGACAACAACGGCCCGTCGAAACTGTGGGGCTCCACCGGGGCGATGGCGCTCTACAGCCGCTATCTGGCAAACGGCACCCCGCAGCCGCTGGATCTGCAAGCGCCAGAGGAGATCAGCCCGATGGGCGTTGACTCCGCCGGTAACTTTGTTTGCGGCGGCGGTGGCGGCCTGACCGGTGGCGTGGTGCGCACCATGCCGGTCTGGACGGACGACCCGGACAGCCTGTGTCAGGCCAGTCTGGCGGCTCAACAGCAGCAGTGGCAGCAGCAACAGCAGCAGCAACAGGCGCAAGCGCCGCAGGGCCAGCCGCAGCAGGCACCGCAGGATGAGCAGAAGGACAGCGAGGGCGTCGCTGGCTGGATCAGGGAGATGTTCGGCCAGTAA
- the hrpB gene encoding ATP-dependent helicase HrpB: protein MDAVTTGASALPVSEVVEEVLAALASSPQVLLNAPTGAGKSTWLPLAILARAGLPGRIIMLEPRRLAAKNVAHRLAQQLGEAPGQTIGYRMRAESNTSAATRLEVVTEGILTRMVQRDPELSGVSLVILDEFHERSLQADLALALLLEVQQGLRDDLKLLVMSATLDNARLAQALPDAPVIVSQGRSFPVERRYQPLASHERLEEGVAAAVLRLLREESGSLLLFLPGVAEILRVQERLAGNVAADTDLCPLYGALPLAQQQQAIQPAAAGRRKVVLATNIAETSLTIEGIRLVVDSGLERATRFDPRSGVTRLVTQRISQASMTQRAGRAGRLSPGLCVHLFSREQAERAAEQGEPEIVQSDLSNLWLELLQWGCRDAADLTWLDAPPAPALAAAQALLRQLGALDAGGRLTPAGQRMARLGVDPRLAAMLVAGAAEGGAALATAALLAAMLEEPPRGGTPDLSDWLSRRQPHWQRRATQLAKRCGQPFGQPDPDHAAWLLARAFPDRLAQRRGAEGRYLLANGLGASLPQDEALTRHGWLIAPSLLQGNASPDARILLALPVEMEALAARLPDLVTRHAAVEWHEARGTLRAWQRDMVGRLVLRARLLAKPSDEELQQALLEWVRQQGLAALNWEPAAEQLLLRMRCARRWLPEGDWPAVEEEDLLASFESWLLPSLGKVRDMRALRQVNLLEALGRLLSWPQRQRLDSALPSHYTVPTGSRLPLRYDADKPPVLAVRLQEMFGEEASPRVAEGRVAVVLELLSPAHRPLQITADLAAFWRGAYREVQKEMRGRYPKHPWPDDPAQALPTRRTKKHAP from the coding sequence ATGGACGCGGTGACCACCGGGGCATCTGCGCTGCCGGTCAGCGAGGTGGTGGAGGAGGTGCTGGCGGCGCTGGCATCGTCGCCACAGGTGCTGCTGAACGCGCCGACCGGCGCGGGCAAGTCAACCTGGCTGCCGCTGGCCATTCTGGCGCGCGCCGGGCTGCCGGGCCGTATCATCATGCTGGAGCCACGCCGTCTGGCGGCGAAGAACGTCGCACACCGGCTGGCGCAGCAACTGGGCGAAGCGCCGGGGCAGACCATCGGCTACCGGATGCGCGCCGAGAGCAACACCAGCGCCGCCACCCGGCTGGAGGTGGTGACCGAGGGTATCCTGACCCGCATGGTGCAGCGCGACCCGGAGCTGAGCGGCGTGTCGCTGGTGATCCTCGATGAGTTCCATGAGCGCAGCTTACAGGCCGATCTGGCGCTGGCGCTGCTGCTGGAGGTGCAGCAGGGGCTGCGCGATGACCTGAAACTGCTGGTGATGTCCGCGACGCTGGACAACGCCCGGCTGGCGCAGGCGCTGCCGGACGCGCCGGTGATTGTCTCGCAGGGGCGCAGTTTCCCGGTTGAGCGCCGCTACCAGCCGCTCGCCAGCCATGAGCGGCTGGAGGAGGGGGTGGCCGCCGCCGTGCTGCGGCTGCTGCGCGAGGAGTCAGGCTCGCTGCTGCTGTTCCTGCCCGGCGTGGCCGAGATCCTGCGCGTGCAGGAGCGGCTGGCGGGCAACGTCGCCGCCGATACCGATCTCTGCCCGCTGTATGGCGCGCTGCCGCTGGCGCAACAGCAGCAGGCGATCCAGCCAGCGGCGGCCGGTCGGCGCAAGGTGGTGCTGGCGACCAACATCGCCGAGACCAGCCTGACCATCGAGGGCATCCGGCTGGTGGTGGACAGCGGGCTGGAGCGCGCCACCCGCTTTGACCCGCGCAGCGGCGTCACGCGGCTGGTGACCCAGCGCATCAGTCAGGCCTCCATGACCCAGCGCGCTGGCCGTGCGGGCCGCCTGTCGCCGGGCCTCTGTGTGCACCTCTTCAGCCGTGAGCAGGCGGAGCGTGCGGCGGAGCAGGGCGAGCCGGAGATCGTGCAGAGCGACCTGAGCAATCTGTGGCTGGAGCTGTTGCAGTGGGGCTGCCGTGACGCGGCCGACCTCACTTGGCTGGACGCGCCGCCTGCGCCCGCGCTGGCCGCGGCACAGGCGCTGCTGCGGCAACTGGGCGCGCTGGATGCTGGCGGGCGGCTCACCCCGGCTGGGCAGCGCATGGCGCGGCTGGGCGTTGACCCACGGCTGGCGGCGATGCTGGTGGCCGGTGCGGCCGAAGGGGGCGCGGCGCTGGCCACCGCCGCGCTGCTCGCCGCCATGCTGGAGGAGCCGCCGCGCGGCGGCACGCCGGATCTCAGTGACTGGCTCAGCCGCCGCCAGCCGCACTGGCAGCGGCGCGCCACCCAACTGGCGAAGCGTTGCGGCCAGCCCTTCGGCCAGCCCGACCCTGACCACGCCGCCTGGCTGCTGGCGCGCGCCTTCCCGGATCGCCTCGCCCAGCGGCGCGGCGCGGAGGGGCGCTATCTGTTGGCGAACGGGCTGGGTGCCTCGCTGCCGCAGGATGAGGCGCTGACCCGCCACGGCTGGCTGATTGCGCCGTCGCTGTTACAGGGCAACGCCAGCCCGGACGCCCGCATCCTGCTGGCACTGCCGGTGGAGATGGAGGCGCTGGCCGCGCGCCTGCCGGATCTGGTGACGCGCCATGCCGCCGTGGAGTGGCACGAGGCGCGCGGCACCCTGCGCGCGTGGCAGCGCGACATGGTGGGGCGGCTGGTGCTGCGCGCCCGCCTGCTGGCAAAGCCCTCCGATGAGGAGCTGCAACAAGCGCTGCTGGAGTGGGTACGCCAGCAGGGGCTGGCGGCGCTCAACTGGGAACCGGCGGCCGAACAGCTGCTGCTACGGATGCGCTGCGCCCGCCGCTGGCTGCCGGAGGGCGACTGGCCAGCGGTAGAAGAGGAGGATCTGCTGGCGAGCTTTGAGAGTTGGCTACTGCCGTCGCTCGGCAAGGTGCGCGACATGCGCGCCCTGCGGCAGGTGAATCTGCTGGAGGCGCTCGGTCGGCTGCTCAGCTGGCCACAGCGGCAACGGCTGGATAGTGCGTTGCCAAGCCACTACACTGTGCCGACCGGTAGCCGGCTGCCGCTTCGCTATGACGCCGACAAGCCGCCGGTGCTGGCGGTGCGGTTGCAGGAGATGTTCGGCGAGGAGGCCAGCCCGCGCGTCGCCGAGGGGCGGGTAGCGGTGGTGCTGGAGCTGTTGTCGCCCGCGCACCGCCCCTTGCAGATCACCGCCGATCTGGCGGCGTTCTGGCGCGGTGCCTACCGCGAGGTGCAAAAGGAGATGCGCGGGCGTTACCCCAAGCATCCGTGGCCGGACGATCCGGCGCAGGCGCTGCCCACGCGCCGCACCAAGAAACACGCCCCCTAG
- the thpR gene encoding RNA 2',3'-cyclic phosphodiesterase codes for MPDARRLFFALPLPASLQQQVIGWRATAFAPEAGRPIAAANLHLTLAFLGEVSDQKAAALAQLAGRVRQSGFQLTLDDLGHWPRPGVVWLGPRRAPRPLLQLATLLRAQAARNGCHQSAQPFHPHITLLRGATRPVALPPATPNWTLEATEFCLYESRFERGQTRYRALQAWPLG; via the coding sequence ATGCCCGACGCCCGACGTCTCTTCTTCGCCCTGCCGCTGCCAGCCAGCCTGCAACAACAGGTGATCGGCTGGCGCGCCACCGCGTTCGCGCCGGAGGCGGGCCGACCGATTGCCGCCGCCAACCTGCACCTGACGTTGGCCTTCCTTGGCGAGGTGAGCGACCAGAAGGCCGCGGCGCTGGCCCAGCTGGCGGGCCGGGTGCGCCAGAGCGGCTTCCAGTTGACGCTCGATGACCTCGGCCACTGGCCGCGCCCCGGCGTGGTGTGGCTTGGCCCGCGCCGCGCGCCGCGCCCGCTGCTGCAACTGGCGACGCTGCTACGCGCGCAGGCGGCGCGCAACGGCTGCCACCAGAGCGCCCAGCCGTTCCACCCGCACATTACGCTGTTGCGCGGTGCCACCCGCCCGGTGGCGTTGCCGCCCGCCACGCCCAACTGGACGCTGGAGGCCACCGAGTTCTGCCTGTATGAATCCCGCTTTGAACGCGGCCAGACCCGCTACCGCGCCCTGCAGGCGTGGCCGCTCGGCTAA
- the sfsA gene encoding DNA/RNA nuclease SfsA: MLFTPPLQRATLITRYKRFLADVVTPEGEQLTLHCPNTGAMTGCATPGDTVWYSTSSNPKRKYAHTWELSETQENHWICINTQRANGVVREALAAGRVPELSGYTRLQGEIKYGSENSRIDLLLQAENRPDCYIEVKSVTLLHQGGGYFPDAVTLRGQKHLRELQQVASTGRRAVLFFAVLHSGITMVSPARHIDPHYANLLAEVQNQGVEVICYGAQLSPAGIDLMNPIPLIGIPKT; encoded by the coding sequence ATGCTTTTTACCCCACCGCTGCAACGGGCCACGTTGATTACACGTTACAAACGGTTTCTGGCGGATGTCGTCACCCCTGAGGGGGAGCAACTGACGCTGCACTGCCCCAACACCGGCGCCATGACCGGCTGCGCCACGCCGGGCGATACCGTCTGGTACTCCACCTCCAGCAACCCCAAGCGCAAGTACGCCCACACCTGGGAGTTGTCTGAAACTCAAGAAAACCATTGGATTTGCATCAATACTCAGCGTGCTAATGGTGTAGTGCGCGAGGCGTTGGCGGCGGGAAGAGTGCCGGAATTGTCTGGTTACACCCGGCTACAGGGCGAAATAAAGTATGGCAGTGAAAACAGCCGTATCGATCTGTTATTACAGGCAGAAAACCGTCCTGACTGCTATATTGAAGTGAAGTCGGTGACGCTGCTCCACCAGGGCGGCGGCTACTTCCCGGATGCGGTAACACTGCGTGGGCAGAAGCATCTGCGGGAGTTGCAGCAGGTAGCGTCAACCGGGCGGCGTGCGGTGCTGTTTTTCGCCGTGCTGCACTCCGGCATCACTATGGTCTCTCCCGCCCGCCATATTGATCCACACTACGCTAATCTATTGGCAGAAGTACAAAATCAGGGGGTTGAGGTGATTTGCTACGGAGCACAGCTTTCACCCGCCGGCATTGACCTGATGAACCCCATCCCGTTGATAGGGATACCAAAAACATAA
- the dksA gene encoding RNA polymerase-binding protein DksA encodes MQEGQTRKTSSLSILAIAGVEPYQEKVGEEYMNEAQLAHFKRILEAWRNQLRDEVDRTVSHMQDEAANFPDPVDRAAQEEEFSLELRNRDRERKLIKKIEKTLKKVEDEDFGFCESCGVEIGIRRLEARPTADLCIDCKTLAEIREKQMAG; translated from the coding sequence ATGCAAGAAGGGCAAACCCGTAAAACATCCTCCTTGAGCATTCTCGCCATCGCTGGGGTGGAGCCGTACCAAGAGAAGGTGGGCGAAGAGTACATGAATGAGGCGCAACTTGCCCACTTCAAACGTATTCTTGAGGCATGGCGCAACCAGCTCAGGGATGAAGTCGACCGTACTGTATCGCACATGCAGGACGAAGCCGCTAATTTCCCTGATCCCGTTGACCGTGCTGCCCAGGAAGAGGAGTTCAGTCTGGAGCTGCGCAACCGCGATCGTGAGCGCAAGCTGATCAAGAAGATTGAAAAGACCCTGAAAAAAGTGGAAGACGAAGATTTCGGCTTCTGCGAATCCTGCGGGGTTGAGATTGGCATCCGTCGTCTGGAAGCCCGTCCGACCGCAGACCTGTGCATTGACTGCAAGACGCTGGCCGAAATCCGCGAAAAGCAGATGGCAGGCTAA